From a region of the Streptomyces venezuelae genome:
- a CDS encoding isochorismatase family protein, protein MHRALIVVDVQNDFCEGGSLAVTGGADVAAAITELIGQATAGYRHVVATRDHHVDPGSHFAHPPAEPDYETSWPVHCVAGTEGVGFHPNFAPAVASGAVSAVFDKGAYEAAYSGFEGADENGTTLGQWLRDRDVTEVDVVGIATDHCVKATALDASRAGFAARVLLDLTAAVAPHTTARALDELRAAGVVLVGGPA, encoded by the coding sequence ATGCACCGCGCACTGATCGTCGTCGACGTACAGAACGACTTCTGCGAGGGCGGCAGCCTCGCGGTCACCGGCGGAGCCGACGTCGCCGCCGCCATCACCGAGCTGATCGGGCAGGCCACCGCCGGGTACCGGCACGTCGTCGCCACCCGCGACCACCACGTCGACCCGGGGTCGCACTTCGCGCACCCGCCGGCCGAGCCGGACTACGAGACCTCCTGGCCCGTGCACTGCGTCGCCGGGACCGAGGGCGTGGGCTTCCACCCGAACTTCGCCCCCGCCGTGGCCTCGGGAGCGGTCTCCGCCGTGTTCGACAAGGGCGCGTACGAGGCCGCGTACAGCGGTTTCGAGGGCGCCGACGAGAACGGGACCACACTCGGCCAGTGGCTGCGGGACCGCGACGTCACCGAGGTGGACGTGGTCGGGATCGCCACCGACCACTGCGTGAAGGCCACCGCCCTCGACGCCTCCCGCGCCGGCTTCGCCGCCCGCGTCCTGCTGGACCTGACCGCCGCCGTGGCCCCGCACACGACCGCACGGGCCCTGGACGAGCTCCGTGCGGCCGGGGTGGTCCTCGTCGGCGGTCCGGCCTGA